The genome window GAGGAGGCTGCGCCCGTGCTCATGGCGAAAATCGCCTTCGGGTCGTACTTGGTGCCTGCTTCTTTTGCAGCTGCTGCGGCCGCAGTCATGCGGCTTGCAATTTCAATGAGGGCTTCGCTGGCATCCGGCTCCGTATTCAGGAGCACTTCGGTAATGGCCATGCGGAGTTCGAGCGGAATCGTCTTGTATTCGATAATCGCGCTCGGGTTCATGATAGCCATGCCCATGCCGTTCGGGATCGCGTAATGCAGGAACGTGGTGTGCATGGATTCGCGCAGGTAGTTGTTACCGCGGAAAGCGAACGAAAGGTTCGAAAGCCCGCCCGAGATGCGCACGCCGGGCAGGTTGTCCATAATCCAGCGGACAGCGCGGATAAAGTCAATGGCGTAGGCGTTGTGTTCGGCCATGCCGGTTGCGACCGTCAAAACGTTCGGGTCGAAGATAATGTCAGAGGGCGCAAAGCCGAGCTTTTTCACCATGATGTCGTAGGCGCGGGCGGCAATTTCCACACGGCGGTCGTAATTGGTGGCCTGACCTTCTTTGTCGAAGAGCATCACGATGACGGCGGCGCCCAAACGCTTGATGGTGAGGGCGTGTTCTATGAAGGCTTCTTCGCCCATCTTCAAGGAGATGGAGTTCACGATGCTCTTGCCCTGAATGCACTTGAGGCCCGCTTCGATGACTTCGAATCGGGAACTGTCCACCATGATGGGCACACGGCTTACGGCCGGGTCCGAGGCAATCAAGTTCAGGAATGTCTGCATTTCGGCGGTGGCGTCCAAAAGGCCATCGTCCATGTTCACGTCAATGACGTCGGCGCCGTCTTCCACTTGCTTGCGGGCAATGTCGAGAGCTTCGTCGTAATTCTTTTCGTTAATGAGGCGCAGGAACTTCTTGGAGCCGGCGACGTTGCAACGTTCGCCCACCTTCACAAAGTCTTCGGCGTTGCAACTGTCGGCGCCGTTACTCGGGCGCACCTGTTCCTTGAACAGCGGCTCCAAACCGGCGAGGCGGAGCAGCGGGCTAGTTGCATACTTGGGCGCGGGCTTTCTGCGTTCGTAGTCGGCGGGCAGAGCGTCCAGCATCTTGCGCATGGCGGCGATGTGTTCCGGCGTGGTACCGCAGCAGCCGCCAATCATGTTCACCAGCTTGTCATCCAGGTAAACGCCCATCAGGCGCACCATGTCTTCGGGCGTATCGTCGTAACCGCCGAACTGGTTCGGCAAACCCGCATTCGGGTGACAAGAAATGTAGCAGGGGGCGACCTTGCCCATACGGCGCAGGTACGGCACCATACCGTCGGCACCGAGACCGCAGTTGAGGCCGATTGAAAGCGGGTGCATGTGCATCACGCTCACGGCGAAGGCTTCCACCGTCTGGCCCGAAAGCGTACGGCCCGAGGCATCGCTCACCGTCATGGAGAACATGACTTCCACCGGCTTCAAGTCGGCGGCATTCTTGCCCGCGGCGGTTGCATCGGCGTCGCGCTTTTCCATCACCTTCATGAATGCGCTTGCTGCAGCCTTCGCGTTCAAGGTGTCAAAAATCGTTTCAATCAGAATGGCGTCGACGCCTTCTTCCACGAGCACCTGGATCTGTTCCAGGTAAGCGTCTTCCAGTTCGTCGAACGTAATGCTACGGCTCGCAGGGTCGTTCACGTCTTCGCTCATGGAGAGCATCTTGCTTGTGGGGCCCACGTCGCCCAAAATATAAACTTGGCGGCCGTACTTCTTTAAGCCTTCTTCGGCGGCCTGCTTCGCAATTTTCACCGCGGCGCGGTTCATTTCGGCAATGCGGTGTTCCTGGTGGTACTCGTGCTGGCTCACGCGCTGGCTCGAGAACGTATTCGTGGTCAGGCAGTCCACGCCCGCATCCACATAGCGGCGCTGGATATCCAGGATGATATCCGGCTTTTCGATGGAGAGCATGTCGTTATTGGCGCCCTTGATACCGTAAGTCTGGATAACAGAACCCATGCCGCCGTCCAGCAGCATCATCTTAGATTCAAAGGCTTCTCGTAACGTCATTTTGTTTAATCCGCGATACGTGGTTTATGCGTCTATTTAATTCTATGCATATATAGCAAAAAGGCGACCCATAGTCAAGAACGCTGCCTTGAGCCGCCATGCAGAACATGGTTCAAGACTGCTTCAGGCATAAATTTTCCGCCCCGTCGTCATCCTGACGAAGGTCTGGACTGGGTATAATTGACCCTGAGGGGGCTGGCGATAAACGTCGGTTTACTTGAAAAACGCTGTGTAAGAAGCTCCGTCTGTCGGTGCCACGAGCCTCGGATTGTCTGTCGAGCCGTCTTCCCACTGGTAGAAAATGCCGCCGCCGGTCGGTGCGGCGTACAGTTCCATCGCTACACCGGCAAAGAACTTGCCCGAGTAGGTCTGCGGAACGGTTTTACCTTCGACTTGCACTTGGCCTAAACCGTCCGCGGCAATCTTTACGGTAATCAGGGTGGTGTCTACGCCGAACTGGTCCGCGTAATCGTGGATAATCGATGTGTCGCGGGATTCGGTCCATTCCTTGAGGCAACTGCCCGTCTTGCTGAACCCGTGGCCGCAGGAGTTCCTGTAGTACATTTCGTCCTGCTTGAACTTTTTGAGGTCGCGCGCAATTTCGGCCGTATCGATGGTAGCCGTCATTGCGTTCACGACCTTTGCCGTGTTGGCCGCATTCAGGTTGTTTTGCAACATGATGGCGGAGCGGTTCAAGAAGAGCCTCTCGAAGTCCGGGTTCTTGATAAGCTGAATGAACAGGTTCGCGAAACATCCTTCGTCCGGGCAGGGCTTGTTTCCGCCGCCTTTCAAAATCCAC of Fibrobacter sp. contains these proteins:
- the metH gene encoding methionine synthase is translated as MTLREAFESKMMLLDGGMGSVIQTYGIKGANNDMLSIEKPDIILDIQRRYVDAGVDCLTTNTFSSQRVSQHEYHQEHRIAEMNRAAVKIAKQAAEEGLKKYGRQVYILGDVGPTSKMLSMSEDVNDPASRSITFDELEDAYLEQIQVLVEEGVDAILIETIFDTLNAKAAASAFMKVMEKRDADATAAGKNAADLKPVEVMFSMTVSDASGRTLSGQTVEAFAVSVMHMHPLSIGLNCGLGADGMVPYLRRMGKVAPCYISCHPNAGLPNQFGGYDDTPEDMVRLMGVYLDDKLVNMIGGCCGTTPEHIAAMRKMLDALPADYERRKPAPKYATSPLLRLAGLEPLFKEQVRPSNGADSCNAEDFVKVGERCNVAGSKKFLRLINEKNYDEALDIARKQVEDGADVIDVNMDDGLLDATAEMQTFLNLIASDPAVSRVPIMVDSSRFEVIEAGLKCIQGKSIVNSISLKMGEEAFIEHALTIKRLGAAVIVMLFDKEGQATNYDRRVEIAARAYDIMVKKLGFAPSDIIFDPNVLTVATGMAEHNAYAIDFIRAVRWIMDNLPGVRISGGLSNLSFAFRGNNYLRESMHTTFLHYAIPNGMGMAIMNPSAIIEYKTIPLELRMAITEVLLNTEPDASEALIEIASRMTAAAAAAKEAGTKYDPKAIFAMSTGAASSDAGDNAVSSAQAQTTPEERLQEALLKGTSTTLQPDLMELINRGDSPVRIISGPLMDGMNEVGRRFGEGKMFLPQVVKTARTMKKAVEILQPYIEAGKDANASSRGKIVIATVKGDVHDIGKNIVSVIMACNGYDMVDLGVMVPEDVIVKAVIENKADILSLSGLITPSLEEMCTVAKAMQDAGQRIPIIVGGATTSPTHTAVKIAPCYDGPVFHVRDAASNPGLVQKLLDPATSEQTIQENREEQQRIRDKQNGIKTEAANAIAAAEKTPVERRYMCDWSKYQPVEPPFMGESKLPPIALEKVIPLISWEYFFFTWKIKPEEEEAKKLKADAEALIKSLCKPEYALRAVQAFYPAAGTENSVLFNTGRTGTDADFVEVSTARQQNPEGTCLALCDYVAPANANTASVFAAPAGKDVFRDIVGAFAVTVSDAFVKRLEKLKAEQGGSDYDVLLMQTVADRLAEAGAEYLSQKLARTSNWKGIRPAVGYPVLPNIKEIFNVAKLIDFTSVGISLTENGAMYPQASVSGLYISHPEVDYFHVKE